The nucleotide window gagcagtctcggtagagtggaggggacggaagccagatcggaaggggtctaggagagaatgggagttaaggaattctaagcatcgattgtagatgactcgttctaggattttggaaaggaagggtagtagggagatagggcgataactggagggggaagtggggtcaagagcgggtttttttaggacgggggagacgtgggcatgtttgaaggcagcggggaaggagccattggagattgagtggttaaaaatagaagttaaggaagggaggagggcaggggcgatggttttaataaggtgagagggaatggggtccgaggcgcaggtggagggggtggcacttgcgaggagggaggagatcttctctgaggatactgcagggaaggatgggaaagtaggggaggggattggtgggggggaggggagaggcggaggggtgactttggggagctcagacctgatcgtgttgattttcgtgaggaaataggtggccagatcattgggggtgagagatgggggagggggaggaacagggggcctaaggagagagttaaaggtccggaacaatcggcggggtgacgggcatgggtgtcgatgagggaggagaagaagttttgcctggcggaggagagggcagagttaaggcaggaaaggataaatttgaagtgtgtgaggtcggctcggtgcttggactttcgccagcagcgctcagcagctcgagcataggagcgtaggaggcggacagaccGGGAGCGGCTGATGCGTAGAAAGAAGGAAAGGCTCCTGGATTCTCCAACCTTAGTAGTGTCAGGAGGGGAATGCCAGAGCTGGACATGGGATACCCAGGCTCTCTGTTTTTAAACGTGGAGGCTGCtttggggatggagaggtaggCTGGTGGCgtagggggttggggagaaggagaaggatgcCTGGGTTcttaagagagaaaagagaagcagcacaagaagcaacatggcctagaggagagagcccgggtctgggagtcagaaggatctgggttctaatcccagctctgccacttgtctgctgggtgtcctcgggcaagccacttcacttctctgtacctcagtgacctcatctgtaaaatggggatcaagactgtgagccccagagttctcctttggagaactcattccctcccatggcttcaactaccacctctatgcagatgatgcccaaatctacatctccagccctgatctctctccctctctgcagtctcgaatttcctctcaccttcaagacatctcttctgggATGTCCTCccgttaacatgtccaaaacagagctccttatcctcccacccagaTCCTATCCTCCTCAtgactttttcatcactgtagttgacaccaccatccttcccgtcccacaagcccataaccttggcgtcatcgttgattcctctctctcattcaacccacgtattcgatccgtcactaaatcctgtcggtcccaccctcacaacaatgccaaaatctcccctttcctctccatatcaaactGCTAAAATCCTATCATCCTATTCCCGCTCccgtccatactttgctctgttgcctggctcatttttctacgaaaatgtTCAAAAatcacagtggttgcccatccatctctgcatcaaacagaaacttctcaccactggctttaaagcagtcccatcaccttacccactcctacctcacttttctactctcctactgcaacccagctcgtACTTagtttagctcctctaatgctaactttctcaccatgcctcgatctcgcctatctcactgccgaaccctcgcccacatcctgcctctggcctggaacgccctccctcctcaaatccgacaaagagtctccctcccttcaaagccttatcgaaggcacatctcctccaggaggccttccctgtctaagctccacctttcctcttctcccactctctcctgcctcaccctgacttgctccctttgttcttcccccctcccagctccacagcacttatctacgtctctgtaatgtatttatttatatcactgtcttTTCTcgccacctctagactttaagtttgttgtgggcaggaaatgtgtccgtttattgttgtattgtactctcccaaacgcttagtacagtgctctgcacactgtaagcactcaacaaatacgatcgaatgaatgaatgaaggaacgaatgacagggactgtgtccaatctaccccagtgcttagtacagcgcctggcacatagtaagcgcttaacaaagaccattggaGAAAAAGGTCTGGGGACCGGGGGACTACAAGGTGAAAACCCACTCCTCGATCCCGATGTCAACGACGATGGGGTAGAGGATGGGAATCTCTGTCACGGCACTGTTATCGCTCCACAGGCTCGAGTCCTCGTTGTCACTGCGTAGGAGACAAGATGAGAGGGAAGGGCGTCGTTTTAGAAGGCTTGAtaggtgtggggagaggcaggaagtgagaTTACCTCAGAGGCGTGATTGGCTTTGGGATAGGTAGGCCAGGCCTGGGCTTGCTCACCAGCTGGTGTTGGCTTTTATCTGTAGGGAGTTTTTCCAGGTGCTGTTCAACAGGGTATCAAACACCATCTGGATCAGGACCtgaagagtaaataataataatagtttagtgcttactatgtgccaagcactgtcctaagtgttggggtagataccagataagcaggtgccacatgggactcacagtctaagtaggtgggagaacagattctgaatctcccaggtgagggaactgaggctgaaagaagttaagtgagtcacccaaggtcacccggcaggtaaggggtagagtcaggattaaaacccgggtcctctgactcccaggtctgtgctctttccaggaggccgagCTGTTTCCCTAAGGTAGGATTGGGTCCTCAAGGTTACGGGCCTTCCCTACGGTCTGATCTGCCCCAGAAATGAGGACTCCTCGCCACACCACTACCGTTTTGCCCCTTTGGCTTCTTAGTATGTTGGCATTCTCCCGTGGCCCTCTGCTTTTCCTCTAGCCCTCCCCAAAGCTCAGGGTTTTGCTCTCCTGGACTTCGCATCTCATCCTCTGGTCCTGGCTTCCCTCCCAAAATCCAGGAGTGTCTCCTCAGGCCTCCGGCCCAATCTGAGGCCCAGGGGGACAGAGGCCTGTCAGCCCCAAGAGGGAGTGTATCTGATAGACTAGGAGACCGGGCTCACAGACCTGGCTGTGCCACTCACCtgtggtgaccttgagcaagtcacttaacctttcagagcctcagtttcctcccctctaaaatggggataaaacagctgttctccctccctcttactgtGAACTCCGtgagggtcagggaatgtgttctatttgatcatcttgtacctaaatccggtgcttgacccataatggatactcgataaatgccagttttattattaatcagtcaaccgatcagtggtatttattgagcacttactatgtgcagagcgctgcttgggaaagttcaatgcaatagagttagcagacacgatccctgctcacagtgagtttacagtctagaaggggggtattattatcatttctatttttctttcttgaatggtatttgttaagcgtttactacgagccagacactgtactaagccctggggtagatacaagttaattaggttggacactgtccgtgccccacgtggggctcacaaccttaatccccattttcagatgaggtaactgaggcatagagaagtttagtgactttcccaaggtcacacatcagacaagtggaggagctgggattagaacccaggtccttttgacctccaggcccgggctctatccgctaggccacgctgtttctcgtcaGAAATATTCATATTTCTTACCTTAGAGCCTCCTTTGAAGATAGGGGAGCTCACATTGCAGGCTAGGGTCCAGACGGGGGAAACAGACTCCTTGGTTCCCTCCTCACAAATCACAGGAGTATGTGTATGAggctgaagaagagagaaagggaaaggggggagttgGCTAGAGAAAGTcaaggtttgggtggaggggggtggggcaggagcccCCATTTTCTTTTACCTCAACCGTTGAGACTTTGCGGAATGAGAGGCCGGTGGGGAGGGCCAGATGCAGCTGCACCCTGTAGGCGTCTTCTCCCCTGTTTGTCAGCTCCAGGAGGATGGACAGGTTGGATGATGGAGAAAGGTGCAACACTGGGGATCTAGGAGAAGaacagagatgaggaaaaagtgtGTGCGGGAGGGGGTCAGGAAGGcaacagcaagtgctcagagCGGGTCAGGGCGGTTTGGGGGCGAGAGATCAGAGATCAGGAGCATCTGGGCCAGAACAAAGAGCCCTGATGGAAGAGGATGGTcgaggtcgggggtgggaggcTCCCATCGGGGTAGACCAGAAGGCTGGAGGGGCTGGCTTGTTAGTCCACGGACCCTTTGGGGCTGAAGCGCAGGCTCAGGTTGGCCTCGCACTTCTTGTCTTCTCCACAGTTCTTCTCAAAAGGAATCTGGGAACAGGAAATAGTCGTCAGCAAGACCTCcaaccagtcagtcaggcagttgcaattattgagcacttactgtgtgcagagcactgtattaagcgcttgggagagtacaatacaacaataaacagacttattcactgcccacagtgcacTTACAGTCTCCCAGGTTGGGGGAGATGATCATTAATATAATTCGATAAATTCCTACCTACCCAtgtcctacccacagtgagctttcggcttgggagagtgcaatatgagagaattcccacccccttttccccctttccccaacaATCCCTTCCACTCTTACCTCCCAGGTCTCCGTGTGGGAAGAGAGATTCAGGATGGgcttcaccctcttctcctgctgTCAGTTTGGAGCGGAAAAGAGAGAGGTGAACAGCCAAGGGGAGCCTCCAGCTCCCACTTCCCCTGACCACATCCAATCTTAGCCCTGGCAGAGTCATCTCATCCCAAACCCCAGACAGCCAGCTCCGAGGGGCCCTGAGAAATGGGTCGACGACACTGGGgcagcccgccccgccccccacccccgctcatcCCGTTCCAGACCTCCCAGGAAtaatctctctcccattcccccggACCCATGATCCTACCTTGTCCATCAAAAGGCTCCCCGCAGCCTCCTCCTGAAGGGCGAAGCTTAGGGAGATGCTGATAGGGGAAATAATGTCCTCCACACAGACCTGGAGACAGTGAGCACCTTGGCATCAGACTTGGCCGTGATTCCGCCCTTCCCCAGAGCCAGCTGCATTACAGTGTTTCACCCACATGACTCTCTCCAGAACCAACTGCATCACAGTGTTACcctattgtcagtcagtcatatttattgagcgcttattgtgtgcagagcactgtactgagagcttgggagagtacaatagaacagacacactccctgaccactttgagcttacagtttagagggcctCAAGATTCACAAGGGTGAGAAACCACCATAAAGGAGGTGGAacctctaattataataatagtaattatggtactcgtgaaGTGCaacctctgtgccgagcactgttctaagcactggggtagacaccacttaatcaggttggacacagtctacgtggggctcacagtcttaatccccattttccagatgagggtaccgaggcccagagaagtgaagtgacttgcccaaggccacagagcagacaagcggcagagctgggattcgaatttaggtccttctgactcccgggcccgtgcttcacattacggaagcagcgtggttcagtggaaagaggccgggctcgggagtcggaggtcgtgggttctaatcccggctccgccacttgtctgctgtgtgaccttgggcaagtcatttcacttctctgggcctcagttacctcatctggaaaaatggggattaaaaaatgtgagccccacatagggcgatctgatgaccctgcatctaccccagcgcttagaacagtgctcagcacatagtaagcgcttaacaaataccatcgttatgattattattattactacgggtGTTTTGACGGTGTGCCCGGGCAGCCGGGATGGGCACCCGACCTCTAAGGAGGTGGGGCTGCGGATGCCGGCAGACAGCGGGGGTTGGGGACGGGGTCAGGCGTGAGCTCAGCCAGTTGCTAATAGAGAAGCtacgtgacctagtggctagacggacctggattctaatcccggctccaccactggactgttctgtgaccttggccgggctcatggtgggcagggaatgtgtctgttacagtcttatatcgtactctcccaagcgcttagtactgtgctctgcacacggtaagtactcaataaatacgactgactgaccgacttcacttctctgttgcctcagttgcctcatcggtaaaatggagattaaaactgggagccccatttgggacggggaccgtgtccaacccgattagccagtatctaccccagcgcttagtacggtgcctggcgcatagaaagcgtttaacagataccatgaaaaaaaaaagaacaggccGAGAGACCACTGTGCTGAGTGTCTGGGTCTTCCTTCCCCAGAGCTAGCTCCCCATGGCCGGCTCACCGGAAACAGAAGCTTATGCTGGAGGCAGGACTTTTCCGTCCCTGGGacgatggacacgttccctctgACATCCCGCATCCCCGGGGAAAACTCGCCCCGGCTTCTGGTGCGATGTCCATCCGTCTCCAGAGTGTATTTGAGGTCAGTGTCCAGAGGCCCTGGGAGAGAATCTTGGGGGTCAGCGGACTAGGGGGAACCCGAGACGGGGTTTGGGTCGAagtagagaatcagtgtgggGGAGGCATAGGCCACGGGGCTttctggaagaagaagggaggaggaacagtgCTCACCTTGGAATTTGGGGGTGAGATTCTTGCCCGAGAAGCAGACGGTGAGGTTCATCTCCAGTCTCCTCGAGCCTCCtcgcacagagcactctacttccCGCACTGGGATCTCCAGCGGGTGGAATGTCAGAGACGAGGTGATGTCCACCACGGGACGGGACCTGGAGAAGGGACGAGAGGGACGGGTGAAAAACAATCCAATTACCTCTGACCTCAGGATAAGACCCCAGGCCTCCCAGcgactcctttccctttcaccccACCGCCTCAGCCAGAACGGCGAGTCCCTCCGCTCTCAGCCGGAGCCCAAGAGCGAGTGTCCCGTCCCCGCCATCCTCACCTGAGCACCACCACCTGGCCCCGAGTCCCCACGATCACATCCGTCAGGCCGTCCGTTCCAAGATCCATTACCCCGTGGATGGAGCGGCCGAAAAACTGGAGGCCGGGGGACACCTGGATCCCCTCGATCCGCTGGGGGCGAAAGAGGACTCGTCTcctaactctgctctattgtcctctcccaagcacgtagtccagtgctctgtacacagtaagagctcgataaagacCACTCGTTGATTGTTAGCGAGCTGGGGACACAGACCCCGAGGAGGGAGGCCTGATGGGGGGGTCTCCTGTCGGGGGGACAGGGGAAAACcgctagagaagcatcgtggcctagtgaccaaagcacgggcctgggagtccgaaggacaggggttctgatcccagctccgtcacttgtctgctgtgtgaccttgggcaagtcacttcacttctctgggcctcagtgacctcatttggaaaatggggattgagactgtgacccccacttgggacagggactgtgtccaacctgatttgcttgtgtccaccccagcgcttagaacagcgcctggcacgtagtgagcacttaacaaacaccccaattattattgttattattgtcattattagatcCGAGAGCCAGGAAGCAATCCGGAGAGACCTCACCTGGCTGGGCTGGGAGTGGAGCCCACCCTCTACCCCGTTGTAGATATATACGGCTCCCTTCTCTTCCATGGGCGCTCCTACAGCTACGTCAGTCAGCCTGTCCCCGTTGATGTCCGCCAGAGCAGCGATGGCCGCTCCGAAACGGCCCAGGGAGTGACCGGGCTCCCCTTGCAGCTCCAGCAGCTTCTGGAATTGTgcctgaggggaagaaaagaggcagcaaggcctattgGGTAGGTGCGGCGCTGGGAGTTTGGAGACGGTCGTCTTGGCTCGGCCCCCGGCCTGGCGTGGGGCCACGGcagagccacttcacctctctgggccttggtttcgtCACTGGCAAAATGGGAGTCAGATGCTCGCTCttaccccctcaccccacccactccagtcccaaagaacttatgtccgtatcaggaatttatttttttatattaatgtctgtctccccccaacagagtgtaatctccctgtgggcagggaatgtgtctgttatactgtactctccctacagcttaatacagtgctctgcacacagtaaatgctcaataaatgccattcattcatttagtctttcaatcgtttttattgagtgcttactgtactaagtacttgggagggtaccatataacaataaaaggacacattccctgccccgtcacaaactttcagtctagaggagcttccagtctagagggatggatcGGTCGACTGATTGATATTAgaacgggagccccaggtgggacggagaTCGGGTCCGATCCGATGATCGCCCCTCGTGCTCCACCCAAAATAAGTGCCTTATAAATTTGGTAAGTTGGTTCCGATCATGTTACCTCTCTCTCCACTGCCTGGTCTCCCCTGTGacgctctctccccattcccccacctccTGAGAAGAGACGcctccccctcagctccctctctccttccggcCTCCCGGTCCCTACCTGATTCCAGTGGTAGACGAGAACAcggccccctctccttcccccgtaGAACAGGGGGACCCCGACCAGCAGcagctctgtctccccatctcccttcacaTCGACCCCGCACAGCTCTCCGCCAAAATAGGAGCCGATCTAGAGcgggatggagatggaggagaaggcgtATGAGGAAGGACAGAGGCCCCTCTGGGGACAACTTGATCCGCGTCTCTTTCTATCCCACCACTTTGGTTCCTCGGGCCCGGACCCACACACCTTCATACGAACAACACACCCACCTGGCTCCCATTCAGCTTCTGGATCTGGGCCCATTCTCCGCTCCGATTATCCGGTGCTAGAAACAGCTGCACTTGTCCCACGTGCTGATATCGGGGGGCTCCCGCTGCTAGCAACATCCTCCTCGTGCCTTGAGGCAGCCAGGCCACCGTATAAcctgaggaaagagcccgggcctgggggatgGGACCTCAGGgttcagggaaaggaagagggtccAGCGGGGAGAACCGGGGCTTTCGCGGGGCAGGGCCcaaaggaggggatgggggtcagAGATAGAAAGCGAGAGCTCTTCACCTAAGTAGCCATCCTCCATGGAAGAGTTCAGAGGCTTGGGGCCTACAAACGTGTCCTCCGTCAGGTTTCTCCACAGGTCTATGAAGCCTCCGGCCCAGTTGTTGGCCCCCACGGCTCCGACGACAGCGTGGCTCTGCAGCGGGGGAAGAGGGACGCCGCtagccctttttcccccctccggAGCCAGCTGTGACTCAGTGTTTGTCCCGAATGTTTCCCTAACTTGTAGTCCCCTCCGCCGCCTGCCCCGGGGTCCCCGGCTCACCCCAGAGAGATCGGCGCTGATTCCGCTAGaagacatctccatctggaaggAACTCGTGTTGAGCTCTTTACTGGTGCCTGTGAggtaagagaaagggagggcccaGGCTGAGAACCAGAAGGacgcggggccggccggccgcgaAGGCGCCCGCCGAGACAATTAAGGGCACGACGCCTAGGAAAGTCTGAGGGGGATGGGGAATTTAGCTTGGAGGAGAGAAGACCGAGAGGCGACGACAGATTTTCAGCCTCTGGAAGACTGTCTTTTCTTTCAGCTACTCCCCATTTCTATGGAGGACATAAGAAGAGGAAATAGCCTTAAACTGCTCACTCATTCTTCAtattgactgagagcttactatgtacagagcactgtcctaagcacttgggtgagaacaacaggtcaataaagagatacattccctgcccacagtgagctggcagtctgtgggggatacagatattaatataaataaattacggatatgtacgtaagtgctgtagggccagGAGGggtgacgaataaagggagcaagtgggggcATTATGAAGGAtctaggttattattattatgggcttttcaagcacttactgtatgtcaagcactgtactaagcgctgggacagagagAAACTTGTCAGGTCAACACAGTCCCCGtacaaacatggggctcacagtccaagtagcggGGAGAACAGGGAAAGGGTTGGATAGCAATCAGTTgaccactcagtggtatt belongs to Ornithorhynchus anatinus isolate Pmale09 chromosome 2, mOrnAna1.pri.v4, whole genome shotgun sequence and includes:
- the ITGAL gene encoding integrin alpha-L isoform X2; this translates as MGPSCILLETLVVLTLLWARVMNFNLDTRTAWNFSSQNAGIQFGYRVLQIGGTSNPSVVVGAPGDGNNTGNIYQCQPESGSCLVIQLNDTNPHSKYLGMTLAMNKKDGHIMACDPGLTRKCDQNLYISGLCYVFPPSLGEPTLSLRPGYQECLKGKVDLVFLFDGSESMTTENFQKIVEFMKEVMRKLSNTSFQFAAVQFSSTVKPEFCFSDYVRERDPDVLLSEVKHMKSLTNTFSAIKYVVSNIFEAEKGARAEATKVMIIITDGEATDRGTVTEENIIRYIIGIGNNFESGDTEEYLSQFASKPVKQFVKVLDTFEKLKGLFDELQKKIYNIEGTSKELNTSSFQMEMSSSGISADLSGSHAVVGAVGANNWAGGFIDLWRNLTEDTFVGPKPLNSSMEDGYLGYTVAWLPQGTRRMLLAAGAPRYQHVGQVQLFLAPDNRSGEWAQIQKLNGSQIGSYFGGELCGVDVKGDGETELLLVGVPLFYGGRRGGRVLVYHWNQAQFQKLLELQGEPGHSLGRFGAAIAALADINGDRLTDVAVGAPMEEKGAVYIYNGVEGGLHSQPSQRIEGIQVSPGLQFFGRSIHGVMDLGTDGLTDVIVGTRGQVVVLRSRPVVDITSSLTFHPLEIPVREVECSVRGGSRRLEMNLTVCFSGKNLTPKFQGPLDTDLKYTLETDGHRTRSRGEFSPGMRDVRGNVSIVPGTEKSCLQHKLLFPVCVEDIISPISISLSFALQEEAAGSLLMDKEKRVKPILNLSSHTETWEIPFEKNCGEDKKCEANLSLRFSPKGSPVLHLSPSSNLSILLELTNRGEDAYRVQLHLALPTGLSFRKVSTVEPHTHTPVICEEGTKESVSPVWTLACNVSSPIFKGGSKVLIQMVFDTLLNSTWKNSLQIKANTSCDNEDSSLWSDNSAVTEIPILYPIVVDIGIEEQSSTTHFNFTSRGPKNHMFQHSYKVNIQPLINSPSTLDVFVMMPATQPEALIQGNLSIDGESQRRCLRKPVTKLPSTIEFPKTSPVGEVFHCTFDYQNEFSVHVKGQVELSEKIKDSSVIKFCSSILVSFNSDEFFHLHGRDFSQSQITTEVDLVYEKNALLLYLLSGIGGLVLLLLIFLVLYKFGFFKRDLKAKLNAANARNGAEEGEEGGTPDPKEEEELVDPGCMEPLREEVSPSA
- the ITGAL gene encoding integrin alpha-L isoform X1; this translates as MGPSCILLETLVVLTLLWARVMNFNLDTRTAWNFSSQNAGIQFGYRVLQIGGTSNPSVVVGAPGDGNNTGNIYQCQPESGSCLVIQLNDTNPHSKYLGMTLAMNKKDGHIMACDPGLTRKCDQNLYISGLCYVFPPSLGEPTLSLRPGYQECLKGKVDLVFLFDGSESMTTENFQKIVEFMKEVMRKLSNTSFQFAAVQFSSTVKPEFCFSDYVRERDPDVLLSEVKHMKSLTNTFSAIKYVVSNIFEAEKGARAEATKVMIIITDGEATDRGTVTEENIIRYIIGIGNNFESGDTEEYLSQFASKPVKQFVKVLDTFEKLKGLFDELQKKIYNIEGTSKELNTSSFQMEMSSSGISADLSGSHAVVGAVGANNWAGGFIDLWRNLTEDTFVGPKPLNSSMEDGYLGYTVAWLPQGTRRMLLAAGAPRYQHVGQVQLFLAPDNRSGEWAQIQKLNGSQIGSYFGGELCGVDVKGDGETELLLVGVPLFYGGRRGGRVLVYHWNQAQFQKLLELQGEPGHSLGRFGAAIAALADINGDRLTDVAVGAPMEEKGAVYIYNGVEGGLHSQPSQRIEGIQVSPGLQFFGRSIHGVMDLGTDGLTDVIVGTRGQVVVLRSRPVVDITSSLTFHPLEIPVREVECSVRGGSRRLEMNLTVCFSGKNLTPKFQGPLDTDLKYTLETDGHRTRSRGEFSPGMRDVRGNVSIVPGTEKSCLQHKLLFPVCVEDIISPISISLSFALQEEAAGSLLMDKQEKRVKPILNLSSHTETWEIPFEKNCGEDKKCEANLSLRFSPKGSPVLHLSPSSNLSILLELTNRGEDAYRVQLHLALPTGLSFRKVSTVEPHTHTPVICEEGTKESVSPVWTLACNVSSPIFKGGSKVLIQMVFDTLLNSTWKNSLQIKANTSCDNEDSSLWSDNSAVTEIPILYPIVVDIGIEEQSSTTHFNFTSRGPKNHMFQHSYKVNIQPLINSPSTLDVFVMMPATQPEALIQGNLSIDGESQRRCLRKPVTKLPSTIEFPKTSPVGEVFHCTFDYQNEFSVHVKGQVELSEKIKDSSVIKFCSSILVSFNSDEFFHLHGRDFSQSQITTEVDLVYEKNALLLYLLSGIGGLVLLLLIFLVLYKFGFFKRDLKAKLNAANARNGAEEGEEGGTPDPKEEEELVDPGCMEPLREEVSPSA
- the ITGAL gene encoding integrin alpha-L isoform X3; protein product: MTTENFQKIVEFMKEVMRKLSNTSFQFAAVQFSSTVKPEFCFSDYVRERDPDVLLSEVKHMKSLTNTFSAIKYVVSNIFEAEKGARAEATKVMIIITDGEATDRGTVTEENIIRYIIGIGNNFESGDTEEYLSQFASKPVKQFVKVLDTFEKLKGLFDELQKKIYNIEGTSKELNTSSFQMEMSSSGISADLSGSHAVVGAVGANNWAGGFIDLWRNLTEDTFVGPKPLNSSMEDGYLGYTVAWLPQGTRRMLLAAGAPRYQHVGQVQLFLAPDNRSGEWAQIQKLNGSQIGSYFGGELCGVDVKGDGETELLLVGVPLFYGGRRGGRVLVYHWNQAQFQKLLELQGEPGHSLGRFGAAIAALADINGDRLTDVAVGAPMEEKGAVYIYNGVEGGLHSQPSQRIEGIQVSPGLQFFGRSIHGVMDLGTDGLTDVIVGTRGQVVVLRSRPVVDITSSLTFHPLEIPVREVECSVRGGSRRLEMNLTVCFSGKNLTPKFQGPLDTDLKYTLETDGHRTRSRGEFSPGMRDVRGNVSIVPGTEKSCLQHKLLFPVCVEDIISPISISLSFALQEEAAGSLLMDKQEKRVKPILNLSSHTETWEIPFEKNCGEDKKCEANLSLRFSPKGSPVLHLSPSSNLSILLELTNRGEDAYRVQLHLALPTGLSFRKVSTVEPHTHTPVICEEGTKESVSPVWTLACNVSSPIFKGGSKVLIQMVFDTLLNSTWKNSLQIKANTSCDNEDSSLWSDNSAVTEIPILYPIVVDIGIEEQSSTTHFNFTSRGPKNHMFQHSYKVNIQPLINSPSTLDVFVMMPATQPEALIQGNLSIDGESQRRCLRKPVTKLPSTIEFPKTSPVGEVFHCTFDYQNEFSVHVKGQVELSEKIKDSSVIKFCSSILVSFNSDEFFHLHGRDFSQSQITTEVDLVYEKNALLLYLLSGIGGLVLLLLIFLVLYKFGFFKRDLKAKLNAANARNGAEEGEEGGTPDPKEEEELVDPGCMEPLREEVSPSA